Genomic segment of Sebastes umbrosus isolate fSebUmb1 chromosome 22, fSebUmb1.pri, whole genome shotgun sequence:
tgtcaacatattagagtcaaaggtttttattttgtattactccataaatcataaaaaaaaagaatcttgaTATTtgtaggaataaaatgttgtatcaatcaggctatgaattatatatgaacaaacccctctgtaaaaaccctcagaatatagataggaatgaaactgttTGGCGgatgtaagtgctgctgaagtggagatttcttgCTCAGTGTCTGAGATAATACTCATTTAGAGAAAACATATGATTTTTGATGgtgggggcggctgtggctgtgtcacatgtcgatgtgtccttgagcaagacatagccatcggtgtgtgaatgagtatttagattggatactgatgggcaaagttggcaccttagcagcctctgccatcagtgtatgaatgtgtgtgtgaatgtgtgaatactgacatgtagtgtaaagagctttgagtggttggaagactagaaaagcgctctATAAATGCAGGTCCATTTACCATTGTTAaaattcatacattttgaagacactacaggttaATAGACCAAACTAAACGAGGCTCACATACCTCAGGCTTTTAAAGACACTCTACACTTTTTAGAGAACAATTTTGACACCACAAACCTAAAACTGAAATAGTTTGAGGAATTTAATGGACATGAACATAGACTATACCGCTTTCTagaaaaacaagactcggtcaaaaaaaaaaaaaaaaaacgagtatCTGTCTGGACCGTATCTGGTCAGGATGTGAGTTtctggctaaattgttacacaaatagtcagtggtcatgtctataatgttttgtgaacagttttttccacttatatcttaatatttgattgaaagacaacttataatgaagcaaatgacattcagtaatagtaaatggtaacatttactagtcagtatattatacatgttatacaaggtgaaaaggtatcagcatgacatacagtatgataggttaaaagtatttccgtttttttattaaagcatgcgtatcaaaagcattcatcatataagtggtgtgtaacaatatatacatacaaaagtTTATGTcgtcactgacgttgttgctgttatatttattcctagatggagtgttaatggagcagctgcatagcaacaaccaatgaggaaactccaacagtcggccgaccaatcctgtaacttcctcactcagtcagtcagtcactcagtcagtcagtcagtcagtcagtcagtcagtcagtcagtgacagacttttgcgtttgtagagCTGAACATCTGCGGTCCAGATAAAAAAGAATGAATTAGACGAGCTGTTATACGGTCTCCCGGGTCTCTAAAGAGCTGAAGTAGGCATTTAAGGGTCAAATCTGTGCCAAATATTGTCCACAAGATGTCACCCTTTACTCCCATAAAGAGTTCTCCAGCCCCTGAGTGACTCAGTTTCTGTGTTTTACCCTTTGAATCCTGCAGGTGTGATTCAATCCACAGCCAGTGCAACGCAGGACGTCTTCCAGGCAGAGGAGGGCAGTAACGTCACACTGACATGCCTCTTTCATCTCAAGACTCACACGCCTGCCACCTCGCTGTATATAGACATTATATGTGAGAACCTAAAGAGGTCGATCTACCGTTATGACAGTGAGTTCGAGGCTGAGCCGTATGAAGATGAGCTCTACAGAGGACGAGTGTTGTGCGATCTAGAGCTCCTCAAGAAAGGACGGATTGAATGTCTCTTCACTGATCTGAGACTCAACGACACGAGCACCTATGTCTTTATTGTTGTGATTAACGAAGATAGTCACAGCAAGAGATGTGGGCTCAATGTTACAGGTAAGCTGACATCCCTGTCTCCTTTGAGATTTTATAACAAAAATCTAAAACGGCTAAAAAAAGAGTCAAGTAATAGAAGtactgctactttatacttctactgctCTACATTTTGGACACAAGTAtacatcagactgtcgtctccaactaaatctaaATACACTaaatacagacaacacttagcctaacgggattcaatcagatatgtagagatgtctggataaacaatatcctccactgtgttggacgggggaagactgaagggacatggcggcgatcaaccttcatttattaaggtatcgccaacgctcaggttcaggcaatataattattagacaaatgtataaaacaaatgtttcaaTAAAAAGAGATGAATGCGtacgaacttgtcaaaattataaTCCAAACACACGTCAGATcccattgaagtctatgggaccTTCAGTTTTCtgtcccccaaaagggggcggggcCTAGACTTTTTGTGatgtacccgtatgtgccggtctgatgtatagtactttttactctacactaaaaaaaaatttgttactttgcagattaattattaatacaaaatatgacCAATTTATAAATTATGCACCAATAACTATGATCCTATAATATGCAttagttatacagtatatagtgacTCATATCTGTTTAATATCTTTGCAGAAGCCAGCCATCAACCCGTCGATGAGCCAGTCGAGCCATCGAGCCGGGGAAGGATCGGGCTCTATATGGGTGGTAGTTTATTTACAGTCATGTTGACAACACTTGCAGTCCATATTGGACTTTTGCACACAAGATGTAACCGATGAATACCTCATGTGTTGAAGAGTGACCTCAACACGTCGTTCTGAAATTAATTTTCACATTTCAGTCAATTAAGTGAATAGAAGTGAGACCACCCACCTCAGTTACAGTTTGGTCTTacttagggatgttaataattaaccgtttaaccgttaaccgacattaagcatttgaaccgattaacgctatcggttaaaacggttaaaagaagtgttaataattaactcaaaagctgagcggctcagaggagcagctcagacaaataaactgtacacacactactacacctacgttcacagctagaacgccaccaacaacctcacacagtctgttggacactcgctaaagttacgcagactacgtgtgcggccgcgagcacgaagccaccggcaatgctagagctgctaatgtagcacaaatacagtacacacactgtttgttggacactcgctaaagttacgccgggcagacacacagctgacaacctgctaaactaaactaaatgtgcggtggagacttttactgggaaagtggctgcatgtccgcgacactacacgcagcatcgtagctgctaagttaacgctcccggacggtgaactggggactcccgtcaacgaatatctgttgtgctcctgcagctggtacgaggcacaaatcttgtcggttaacggttaataatcggttaaagtgggtcggttatcggttaagaacatttttcaaagtgAGCATCCCTAGTTGACAACACTTGCACACCGTTATGAGACTTTTGCACAAAAGATGTAACCGATGAATACCTTATTAATGTGTTGAAGAGTGAACTCAACACGTCGTtctgaaatacattttcatatttcagtCAATTGCTGTAAATGAATAGAAATGAGACCACCCACCTCAGTTACAGTTTGGTCTCACTACCTTAATGTTCAAGGCagcatttctgtttattttttacaaattacTACGTCACATCAAGGTGCATATCGCTACAGCTGACGGCTTTGGCttagaggtagagcgggtctcccaccaatcggaaggtttgatacccggctcctccagtccacatgtcgaggTGTCCTTGGGCAAGGTACTGATGCAAAAACTTTcccctgaaggctgagccatcgatgtatgaatgtgtatgtgtgaatggtTAAATGGCTGACATGTACTGGAAGGCGCTTTGAGTGATCGGAACACTGGAAAGGTGCTATGCGAATgtcagtccatttaccatttacgcCGTTTACTGTAATGAAGGAGATGGAAAGACTTTCACTTGATAGGAAAAGAAGTTCCCAGAGCTAGCGAGCTTGCTAACTGCTTGCTAGCTACTTATTCAAATTTGTATCAACTCCTGCAGCAAATGTTaaagagagatgaagatgaattTGTATCAACTCCTGTTTGATGAAGTCTACAAACCGTGACTTTTTTTGTGGAGTACTTTATTGACTAACAGAGGAGGGTAGATAATAAGCTAGCAAAGCTCCCTCCATTTTTGACTTTATGGCTCTCTGTTCCATCAAAGGTCAAGACAGTTCACTaagctgggacgatacacctatctcccgactcaatactatcacgatacttgggtgcttaTTCGATATGTATTACAATTTTTACGTATTTAAGTGTTATTATACAAGTATTTTTGTTAACTTGAAACtctaaaatgtttgattttcagcatgcgTGTACAGAGAGATGTCCTgaggtcaaatatatcagtcattgtcagaaattgtttgttttttttaatttttccagcaacccaaaaatataaagaataaagacattaacCCTAAAAAaatagtggtattttctttttaatttataagggacatgtaatgttttatacttctggtgaatataatccaatgaatcttatttccataaatatattttgtatatacagttcccttcgttaacaccttatttcgaaaaccggacgtagtcacacgtgtatacttcctttaacttctccaagtctgtcgctagctctcccgtcagctccattctctttatatactgttttttttttgttattgtttttgtttttgtgtggacTCTATGAAGACTATAGCGATCACTCTGTGGAAGCTAATCCAAATAAAgattagctcctctccagtggcttcctgtggatttaaaaatattagtggaaattaataactgttttttgttatgactttattctcgtaatataacgacttttgttttgtaaagttattctcgtaatattacgactttttttctcgtaaggttatgacttttttatcgtaatattacgacttttgtttTGAGTGTGGACCATGTGACAGAGGGTCGAGCTCTGATGGGAAATCCTCTGGCTGCCTTCGGTGAAAGAATAGTTTACGTTCCAGCAAATACAAGAGCTCTTACTGGCTGCCAGGACAGCAGAGTTTACAATTCATATACAACGGCTCCACATGCTGAAGCCCCTTCATCAGTCCAAACAGTCTGGACTCCCTAAACTTTGGAATATTTCACCTCTAactgttaaccctctgagagccacaatagagccgttttagtcttctttagggaggtccagggggtctttagagggagatagcaggtcaacagtagatgtcacatagaagtggtgtacatcatctgaaagctgggaacctggagattaatttgagtccccgtgctctattatgtctcataagttgttgcagcaattgttGGGGGTTGATTCCATTTGTTCCAAAGATTTGGTGCtacatttaaccatttttttacgactggagaattaataaaaatgatcaataatccctccaaaataccacattaagacaccaagaccttgaggaacaccagagaaaaagacatgctgtttttaatcacaaacaaaacatctacagacagactcacaaacaagcatacaattaaattaaagaaaattatatatatatatacatatatatatataataataataataataataataataaataattattattaataatagtaataataataataataaagacaacCACCACAAGAAAGCCAGACTAGACAGACAAAGATATAATCACATTTCAAAACTCCGGAGCTTGAAAGCActcttttaatttgttttagaaTCTTAATTGAGTTGTGCAGGACTAAACTGTCTTCCACCAGATGTGATGGGTAGACATTTGTGGAAAACAATAGAGCTGACAGAGAGCTGTTTCACGCTGCAGCCACTTGGGTGTAGCAGAGAGCTACAGTAAATCAAGGCTCTGGCTTTGGCTGCCCAATAGTAATGTTGGAACACTGGAAGGGATGAAACacactattttcttacatttctgtGAATGAGCTTTGGAGATGCGGTGGGTTTTATATCCCCGGATAAAtggcattattattatagaatcAAGTTTTTCTACAGAATGACAACGAAAGCTGAATTGGAATGTGTTGAAACATAAACCTGGAGAGAGAcatcatttgaattacatttataaGAGAAAGTGGCAAAGACCTCCAGAAATCAATATCTTTCTTAATCTTGTCTATCTGTATACAGAAGTTGTTCTGAAATAAGAGCTTATAGGATCTACAGGAGACAGGCCCAGGTAAGTAAAATGATCTTTGTCAATTTCAAAGGGTAACAATTCGAGAAAATGAGGATCCAAATTTTTTGTAAGGGGAATGAATTAACTTTTTCTCCAATTAATTGAATACCCAGATATACCACCAAAACAGTTGATTAGTGAAAGGAGTGATGAATGGGGGCCCAACAAGAAAACCAACAAATCATCTGCATAAAGAGATACATTCAATATTCCCCACTACGATTCCCTTGATAGTTGTATGCTTCCTTAAACTGATAGCCAGAGGCTCAAGAGCTAAACTGAACAGCAAGGGACTGGAACagcatataaaacatataaaagaacacatttttcaaCGACTGCACACTGTACCGACACCTGTCTGCTCCTACATTCACGCACATTTTGCCCTCTGTCTTGCGGGAACTATTCTATATTTTCTCACACTATATCCCAGCGGCATTCGCTGTGTGGCTCCTTATCGCAATCAATCAAGATGGTGAAAAGATTCTCCGCTCAGAGGGCTTTAGAAATGATTTTAGAAGAGAGAGAACCTttggaagatgaagatgaagatgaagaggaagactTTTCAGAATATGAGGATCACATTTCTGTCAATTCTGAGTCTGACAGTGAGtatgaagaagaggatgagacTGACCATCAGGCAGCTCCAAAACGAGCCCGTCAGCAGCCCAGCCCCTCAACAGGCCCAGCCCCTCAACAGGCCCAGCCCGTCAGCACCCAGCCACAGGCCAAGCCCGTCAACAGCCCAACCCCTCAACAGGCCCAGCCCATCAACAGCCCAGCCCCTCAACAGGCCCAGCCCATCAACAGGCCCAGCCCCTCAACAGGCCCAACCCATCAACAGGCCCAGCCCCTCAACAGTCCCAGCCCCTCAACAGGCCCAACCCCTCAACAGGCCCAGCCCATCAACAGGACAACCCCTCATCAGGCCCAGCCCCTCAACAGCAAACACTTGTGTTCATAAATATTATCCTACAGAGGTAAATGGCAAATATTAACCATATATGCTGTCTATATTGCTTGTAATTGGGATAAAGTAACCATCTGTTaagtatttttacataaattgttatggctgtattgatttaaaaacccAATAATGGGGTGGGTCCACCAGACCCGCCAACATTGGCTgagtaacaaaaacatgaacaccaCACAAGGGATAAGGCAGCAATGACACCAGAATTAGAAACACACTagacacatgaaataataaaacacatacaacatttacatatacacaaaaaaaacataaataaaataaaagaataaaaaaataataataataataaaaaaaagaattataacACCAATCCAAGAAAACAAATACGGAGGCTCAGGCGTCACAGCCAGAGATTCAATATGGTCTAGAAGAAGTTtccaagtcttttcaaaataattgaGGGAACCTTTAAGGGAAAAAGTTTCTCCAAACCAACGGACAGTAACGTATCTTTCACCCACCTGTTGTGAGTCGGAGGTAGAACATGTGTCTATTTAAACAGAATAAGTCTCCAACAAGGTGGTGAAGGTGAGGACATGTTGCATGTCTTTTCTGGGCCCATCAAACCCCATGTTTGGCTTTATTGTTGatgttatttctgtattttgttgtttggtatttaatcagaatgagaatcagaaacAGATTTATTgctaagtagtttttttccacatacaggTAATTAGCCTAGGTGTTGTGGTGCATGTACACAGTATAGGCCCATTGGGATTGGTTCACAGGATTGCCTCACCGAAGAGGGTTACTCCAGTTCAACTCCAGGAGTTGAGATAGGATAAGATGTGTATTTCATGTATTGTGGGTTATCTCTGACTGTTTTGGCCACACCTCTGTTGTTTGTGTATGCCCTGGCGGTGCATTCACAGATGATTCCTGGTATTTAATCATGTTGTTCCTTTCCAGGACGTCTCTGTCCCACCTGAAATATTTTAACTGGCATTACTTCTTGAGTGATCACGCTGTTTACGGCTTATAGCTGATTAGCTTGTTTGCCCAGAATAAACACAAAAAGACTTCTTTattatctgtgagtgccggtgatttgtttcCTATGTCCTGAACAGTACATTATCATTTCTGgtacaaacaataaaaagttTTTGTTAAACTtggagaaatgtgtttttcatggaAACAGTCATGCATCATGTAGAGTATGATAAGATGAACATATCGAGTGTTTgtcaaagtatgttttatttagctgAGTCTTGGTTAAACCTTTGACTCCACTTAACCCCACGAACTGTTTATAATTCCAAAAATGAAAGAGCTGCACATGCCTGAATGAATGAAGAAGAAATAATGTAATGATTTCCTCCTCTGACTCTAGGCCCATCGTGATTGGTCCAGCCGGTATGGCTTCACCAAAGAAGGTTCCTCCAGTTCATGATGTGCAGTCATTCTGCAGAGGCTCCAAGTCTGCTGCACATGTACTGTAGCATACCAAACTATTTATAGAGTATGATTTATACTCATTTATACTTATAGAGTATCATTTATACTCTATAAAtagtttcctttcctttctctttcaGTGGCTTTCATGAGGAGACATTTGTTCTTCAGCATTACTGCTTTAAGCTGGACCTCTTTAGATTTTCTATAATCTTTCACCAACATGGCATTTACTGTGTCAAGTCAGGAAAATGGACCCTCTCTTCCTTGGTATTACCCGTAGAGGAAATTCAGAGTTTCTTCCTCTTGAAAGCATCAATATCTCCCGAGGATACACGgtgaagaaaatataaaaaccaAGGTTTTAATGGAAAGTTTTAATGTACTGCTCTGAAtacacaaaaagacacagaaAATTACACAAAGTCTGACTTTAGTCACGTTTTGTCACATGTTAAGACCACTGAGTGTTGTTGGTtcaattaagaaaaaaacaacaaaaacagaagaaaagaaattacatttacattttttataatgcCACAGTTTGTTATCAGCATCATATGGTATGAAAGTTGTTGAATAACTTCGATTAACATTAGATAAAATGGtgatatgtttttaaaatccATTAATAAAgtaacaaattaattattttattatgaatatggaacttcctaacaaataaatagttGTATGATACACAGCATGTTAGTTTCAATCTCATCTCGACTCTAATACAGCATGACGTCATGTTAAGAACGTTGGCAACAAGAATCTAAACATTCTACAATGAGTAAACCGAAACCTGTGGTTGGTTCACATGGTCACATGGAACGTGTTAATATTCTGTTAAGCCTTAGTCAGACGTGATGACGTAGACACGCAAATAtgcaagaatagtgtaaaataagaatattagtttaaatgttctctataaatacatgcagtgttaatgctacagtaaaccagattattgcacagctgaattattgcactaaattattgcACTATTAAGTCaatattgcacagttgaagatataataaatgatgaGGTTACAACTCCTGATAgggtaaaaaaagaacaaatatatgttgtatgtatatatattctagACTAAACAAGGTTATATTTGATcttaaatacaatctatttacgTTATGTTGTAGGCGtttgtatgacaataaagtagaataaattaaatgtctatcagtttgagcagtttacaagtAAATGTTTTTACAGGTAGTCGCACGTAACTGACATCGGTTGAGTCGGCATCGATGcagctcgctgttggagggttttataaccacTCCCCGGGAATTAGTTTGGGATGGCCCTTAAAGGTCCtttattatgctcattttcaggttcatacttgtattttgtgtttctactagaacatgtttacatactttaatgttaaaaaaaaactttattttcctcatactgtctgcctgaatatacctgtatttaccgtctgtctgaaacgctccgttttagcgcattttgacggaattgcaacagaattgcgttgctaggcaacagtttgggtccatgtttacttcctgtcagctgatgacattcacatccaccgcaaccaggaataaactaggacacatttagaatgtttacgtttaaaattatgtcaagggtctaaatattgtatatttgtgacatcacaaatgggcagaaatcctgacagcttgtttcaaatgcagagtttctgaatacgggctgtgtgtatttccctgtggattgaatgttttgatactttcacagtatttatataggacttaagcctgctttataataaaaaaaaacatgacaatctcactttttttataatatgagacctttaatatggcggaccctccacacGAACGCACAAACGAAGTGGAAGTAGGGAGAGCGATGCAGAGGAGGGGTTTGGAACTGGGCCCATGAGTGGTCACACTCATACGTTCTTTTCATTGAACGTAATATGCGTCAGAGACGTAATGACGTATATATACACACGCCCGTTCTCAGCCCACACGGACAGTGCTCAACCCACCACAATCCAGAGCTTCCGATTGGCTGTGTCCGCAGAGAAAATGGATGACGTCGGCACTGAAATCTCTAACACTCCCGATGCCGCAAACCCCTTCTTGTCTTCTGTCCTCTCTTCAGTATGGCGGTCCGGACCGAGCTGACAGGTGAGATACTGAGGGTCGCTACTTTGAGCTTCATAGTTAACGTCAT
This window contains:
- the LOC119481881 gene encoding uncharacterized protein LOC119481881 isoform X2; its protein translation is MSRSAAGVSLVVTVTLLCLSVGVIQSTASATQDVFQAEEGSNVTLTCLFHLKTHTPATSLYIDIICENLKRSIYRYDSEFEAEPYEDELYRGRVLCDLELLKKGRIECLFTDLRLNDTSTYVFIVVINEDSHSKRCGLNVTEASHQPVDEPVEPSSRGRIGLYMGGSLFTVMLTTLAVHIGLLHTRCNR